In Mariluticola halotolerans, one DNA window encodes the following:
- a CDS encoding ABC-F family ATP-binding cassette domain-containing protein, whose product MLKITDLTYKIDNRTLFDKASVVLPRGSKTGFVGKNGSGKTTLYNIILKSLMPDDGDVELHPKARIGTVAQEAPATKQTVLEMVLEADKERTSLLAEAETATDGHRIAEIHMRLADIDAHSAEARASNILRGLGFPHERQSTPCENLSGGWRMRVALAGVLFAQPDLLMLDEPTNYLDLEGTLWLENYLATYPYTVLMISHDRDLLNKAVSSIIHLDKGKLTFYRGNYDTFEATRRMQMELSNKARIKTQDKIEHMQKFVDRFKAKASKARQAQARMKAIAKLKPPEALFDEAALPFTFQNPKKSMASPMLDFDNVAVGYDGTPVLKNITTRIDPEDRIALVGVNGNGKSTFAKLIAGELRPMTGDLRRGRGLEIAFFGQHQMDMLKPGETAIEHVEPLMPYATEAKRRARVAQMGLSTQKMETPAEKLSGGERARLLLGLITFGGPGMLILDEPTNHLDIDSRDALVAALNEYEGAVLIISHDRHLIEATVDQIWIAEDNTIKVFDDDIEGYQRMLIGGSQNSANRTNSTGSGSSVDRKRERQEAAQRRAQVAPLRKEIKAAEQKISRLKAELAKVDAKLADPKLYAGGPAETIALGKDKARFEAEIAEQEEIWLVKSDELEAATAAQAAE is encoded by the coding sequence ATGCTTAAAATTACCGACCTGACCTACAAGATCGACAATCGCACGCTTTTCGATAAAGCGAGCGTTGTGCTGCCGCGCGGATCAAAAACGGGGTTTGTCGGCAAAAACGGCTCCGGCAAAACCACGCTTTACAACATCATCCTCAAATCACTGATGCCGGATGATGGCGATGTGGAACTGCATCCCAAGGCGCGGATCGGCACCGTGGCGCAGGAAGCGCCGGCCACCAAGCAGACCGTTCTGGAAATGGTGCTTGAGGCCGACAAGGAGCGCACCTCCCTGCTCGCCGAGGCGGAAACCGCCACCGACGGGCACCGGATTGCCGAAATTCACATGCGTCTGGCCGATATCGATGCGCATTCCGCTGAAGCGCGGGCCAGCAACATTCTGCGCGGCCTTGGCTTTCCGCATGAACGCCAGAGCACGCCGTGCGAAAATCTCTCGGGCGGCTGGCGCATGCGCGTGGCGCTTGCCGGCGTCTTGTTCGCCCAGCCTGATCTGCTCATGCTTGACGAGCCGACCAACTATCTCGACCTTGAAGGCACGTTGTGGCTGGAGAACTATCTCGCTACCTATCCCTATACTGTGTTGATGATCAGCCATGACCGCGACCTGCTGAACAAGGCTGTCAGCTCGATCATCCATCTCGACAAGGGCAAGCTGACTTTTTATCGCGGCAATTACGATACGTTCGAGGCCACACGCCGTATGCAGATGGAATTGTCCAACAAGGCGCGCATCAAGACCCAGGACAAAATCGAGCACATGCAAAAGTTTGTGGACCGGTTCAAGGCCAAGGCGTCAAAGGCCCGGCAGGCCCAGGCCCGCATGAAAGCAATCGCCAAGCTGAAGCCGCCCGAGGCGCTGTTCGATGAAGCCGCCCTGCCCTTCACGTTCCAGAACCCCAAGAAAAGCATGGCTAGCCCCATGCTCGATTTCGACAATGTGGCAGTGGGGTATGATGGCACGCCTGTGCTCAAGAACATCACCACGCGGATTGATCCGGAAGACCGCATCGCGCTTGTGGGCGTCAACGGCAACGGCAAGTCGACCTTTGCCAAGCTGATCGCTGGCGAATTGCGCCCGATGACGGGTGATTTGCGGCGCGGCCGCGGGCTCGAGATTGCGTTTTTCGGCCAGCACCAGATGGACATGCTGAAACCGGGCGAAACCGCGATCGAACATGTCGAGCCGCTCATGCCCTATGCCACTGAGGCAAAGCGCCGGGCGCGCGTGGCGCAAATGGGCCTGTCGACCCAAAAAATGGAAACACCGGCCGAGAAACTTTCCGGTGGTGAACGCGCCCGCCTGCTTTTGGGCCTGATCACCTTTGGCGGGCCCGGCATGCTCATTCTCGACGAGCCGACCAACCATCTCGACATCGACAGCCGCGACGCGCTTGTGGCGGCCCTGAATGAATATGAAGGCGCGGTGCTGATCATCAGCCATGACCGCCATCTGATCGAGGCGACGGTGGACCAGATCTGGATTGCCGAAGACAATACGATCAAGGTGTTTGACGACGATATCGAGGGCTATCAGCGCATGCTGATCGGCGGGTCGCAGAACTCGGCCAATCGCACGAATTCAACGGGCTCGGGCAGTTCTGTGGATCGCAAGCGCGAGCGGCAGGAAGCGGCGCAACGGCGGGCCCAGGTCGCGCCCTTGCGCAAGGAAATCAAGGCGGCCGAACAAAAAATCTCCCGCCTCAAGGCCGAACTGGCCAAGGTGGACGCCAAACTGGCCGATCCGAAACTCTATGCGGGCGGCCCGGCCGAGACGATTGCCCTTGGCAAGGACAAGGCCCGGTTTGAAGCCGAAATTGCCGAACAGGAAGAAATCTGGTTGGTTAAGAGCGACGAACTGGAGGCCGCAACCGCTGCCCAGGCGGCGGAATAA
- a CDS encoding cupin domain-containing protein has product MDAKTIIAKLALQPHPEGGWFREMFRDDTGGARAASTAIYYLLEAGDRSHWHRVDAAEVWHFYAGAPLEMSISPDGIKAGTLTLGNNLINGETPQIVVPQNQWQSAVSLGDWTLVGCTVAPGFDFAGFEMAPPGWVPGP; this is encoded by the coding sequence TTGGACGCCAAGACGATCATCGCAAAACTGGCTTTGCAGCCGCATCCTGAAGGTGGCTGGTTCCGGGAGATGTTTCGCGACGACACCGGCGGGGCGCGGGCCGCTTCAACAGCCATCTATTACCTGCTTGAGGCAGGCGACCGGTCCCACTGGCATAGGGTCGACGCTGCGGAAGTCTGGCATTTTTACGCTGGCGCGCCGCTGGAAATGTCGATTTCGCCCGATGGCATCAAGGCGGGCACATTGACGCTCGGCAATAACCTTATCAATGGCGAGACACCGCAAATTGTCGTGCCTCAAAACCAGTGGCAGAGCGCGGTCAGTCTCGGCGACTGGACACTGGTCGGCTGCACGGTTGCGCCGGGATTTGATTTTGCCGGTTTCGAAATGGCGCCGCCAGGCTGGGTGCCGGGACCGTAA
- a CDS encoding DNA polymerase III subunit chi, with product MEILFYHLEQAPLEKVLPALLEKTLERGWKAVIEVGSSERADALDTSLWTWRDESFLPHGRDGSDVDSLQPLLLTTGEGNPNGANVRFFVDGALPRAEGEYARLVFMFDGHDPDRVNAARSAWKALSKENACTYWQQEPGGRWVKKG from the coding sequence ATGGAGATATTGTTTTATCATCTCGAACAGGCCCCGCTGGAAAAAGTACTGCCCGCCTTGCTGGAGAAAACGCTGGAACGCGGCTGGAAAGCCGTGATCGAAGTGGGCAGCAGCGAGCGGGCTGACGCCCTCGACACCAGCCTTTGGACCTGGCGCGATGAAAGCTTTTTGCCGCATGGGCGCGATGGCAGCGATGTCGACAGCCTGCAACCATTGTTGCTGACGACGGGCGAAGGCAATCCCAACGGGGCGAATGTGCGGTTTTTCGTTGATGGGGCCTTGCCGCGTGCCGAGGGGGAATATGCGCGGCTGGTGTTCATGTTCGACGGGCACGATCCGGACCGGGTCAACGCCGCCCGCTCAGCATGGAAGGCCTTGAGCAAGGAAAATGCCTGCACCTATTGGCAGCAGGAACCGGGTGGCCGCTGGGTCAAAAAGGGCTGA
- a CDS encoding leucyl aminopeptidase, which produces MTQELSIKTASLSAKSAGILVIYVPEGAEPSGAGLDLWKKTGLDFAKLSKAGNFTGKQGQVLSVLAPPNLDADRLFVLGTGKADSAPAQTQSGLRDRGGSLMAKLLAAKAEKASVILDGVDAEDVADIAAGLRLRHYRFDKYKTKKQPDDENGTPDSLTVTLHVDAKPAADKAIADRMATVEGTLLARELVNEPPNVLGPVEFAEIARDLSKLGVDVDVLTPEELEKLGMGSLLAVAKGSVRPARLVVMQWHGGRKKDAPLAFVGKGVVFDTGGISIKPAGTMEDMKGDMGGAAAVTGLMKTIATRKAKANIVGVIGLVENMPDGNAYRPGDILTSMSGQTIEVVNTDAEGRLVLADALWYTQDRFKPKFMINLATLTGAVLVGLGQEYAGLFSNNDDLAKNLYDAGMASNEKVWRMPMGPAYDKMIESRFADMKNSGGRYGGSITAAQFLQRFVNDVPWAHLDIAGAAFSTPANEVNVSWGAGFGVGLLDKLVRDKYED; this is translated from the coding sequence ATGACCCAAGAACTTTCCATCAAGACGGCAAGCCTGTCGGCAAAATCCGCAGGCATTCTGGTGATTTATGTCCCTGAAGGGGCGGAGCCATCGGGCGCAGGATTGGACCTTTGGAAAAAGACCGGGCTGGATTTCGCCAAACTGAGCAAGGCTGGAAACTTCACAGGCAAACAAGGCCAGGTGCTAAGCGTGCTGGCGCCCCCCAATCTCGATGCGGACCGCCTGTTCGTGCTCGGCACGGGCAAGGCAGACAGCGCGCCCGCCCAGACCCAGAGCGGGTTGCGGGATCGCGGTGGCTCATTGATGGCCAAGTTGCTGGCTGCCAAGGCGGAAAAGGCCAGCGTCATCCTTGACGGCGTGGACGCTGAGGATGTCGCCGATATCGCCGCCGGCTTGCGGCTGCGCCATTACCGGTTTGACAAGTACAAGACTAAAAAGCAGCCAGATGATGAAAACGGCACGCCCGACAGCCTGACGGTTACCCTGCATGTGGACGCCAAGCCCGCCGCCGACAAGGCAATCGCCGACCGCATGGCGACGGTTGAAGGCACGCTGCTGGCGCGCGAGCTGGTCAATGAACCCCCCAACGTGCTGGGGCCGGTCGAATTTGCAGAGATTGCCCGCGATCTCAGCAAGCTGGGCGTTGATGTGGACGTTTTGACCCCGGAAGAGCTTGAAAAGCTGGGCATGGGCTCGCTGCTGGCGGTGGCAAAAGGGTCTGTGCGGCCGGCGCGTCTTGTCGTCATGCAATGGCATGGTGGCCGCAAGAAAGACGCGCCCCTTGCCTTTGTCGGCAAGGGTGTTGTGTTCGATACCGGCGGTATTTCCATCAAGCCGGCAGGCACAATGGAAGACATGAAGGGCGATATGGGCGGTGCCGCCGCGGTGACGGGGTTGATGAAAACCATCGCCACCCGCAAGGCCAAGGCCAATATTGTTGGCGTGATCGGGCTGGTGGAAAACATGCCGGACGGCAATGCCTATCGTCCGGGTGATATTCTCACTTCCATGTCCGGCCAGACCATTGAAGTGGTCAACACGGACGCCGAAGGGCGGCTCGTGCTGGCGGATGCGCTTTGGTACACGCAAGACCGCTTCAAACCCAAATTCATGATCAATCTGGCCACCCTGACCGGTGCTGTTCTGGTGGGGCTGGGGCAGGAATATGCGGGCCTGTTCTCCAACAATGATGATCTGGCCAAGAACCTCTACGATGCCGGCATGGCCTCGAATGAGAAGGTCTGGCGCATGCCTATGGGCCCAGCTTACGACAAGATGATCGAAAGCCGGTTTGCCGACATGAAGAATTCCGGCGGCCGCTACGGCGGGTCAATCACCGCGGCCCAGTTCCTGCAGCGGTTTGTCAATGATGTGCCCTGGGCGCATCTCGATATTGCCGGCGCGGCCTTCTCGACACCGGCAAATGAAGTCAATGTCAGCTGGGGCGCGGGTTTCGGCGTCGGATTGCTCGACAAGCTGGTGCGCGACAAGTACGAGGACTAG
- a CDS encoding LptF/LptG family permease, protein MTRLSRYLSKLFAIEALSFFFVAAFLVWITQALRLFDLVTAKGQDMLTLLGQSLLTTPPLALAIIYICMGIGMARALRSLQDSRELHSIHSSGRTRALWGAVTIFVLGGVIAVSLFAHVIEPWSKRAYSQWSEEVAADLVGRALNPHRFSEVVPGLFIVIGGRDADGTIRDFFADDKRAPDTERTYIADRAVIVFDDQGYNLSLEDGAVQYIRKGEQFTEVEFNRYELSLDRLTDDGGIASGLEQKGSLTIIAEGISNGGLTALAWRKLNERLAEATRVIALCLVVAALAAFPHARRGRDRLPIEVTVLVLGLADRTLSSITAAWPVIGPHFGAICLMAIAILFFVRENFSFRLRLPQWRAA, encoded by the coding sequence ATGACACGCCTCAGCCGATATTTAAGCAAACTATTTGCCATCGAGGCCCTTTCCTTCTTTTTTGTCGCCGCCTTTCTGGTCTGGATTACCCAGGCTTTGCGATTGTTTGATCTTGTCACCGCCAAGGGGCAGGACATGCTGACCCTTTTAGGCCAGTCCTTGCTGACCACGCCGCCGCTGGCGCTGGCGATCATCTATATCTGCATGGGCATTGGCATGGCGCGTGCCTTGCGGTCCTTGCAGGATTCGCGTGAACTGCATTCGATTCATTCCAGCGGCAGAACCCGTGCCCTTTGGGGTGCGGTCACCATTTTCGTTCTTGGCGGGGTTATTGCCGTCTCGCTATTTGCCCATGTCATCGAGCCTTGGTCGAAACGCGCCTATTCCCAATGGTCTGAAGAAGTTGCTGCCGACCTTGTGGGCCGGGCGCTTAATCCGCACCGATTCTCGGAAGTGGTGCCGGGCCTGTTCATCGTTATCGGTGGCCGCGACGCAGACGGCACGATCCGCGACTTCTTCGCTGACGACAAGCGCGCACCGGACACAGAACGCACTTATATCGCCGATCGCGCGGTCATCGTTTTTGATGATCAGGGCTATAATCTCAGTCTCGAAGATGGCGCGGTGCAATATATCCGCAAAGGGGAGCAATTCACCGAGGTCGAATTCAACCGCTATGAACTCAGTCTAGACAGGTTGACTGATGACGGCGGCATTGCCAGCGGGCTGGAACAGAAAGGCAGTCTCACCATCATTGCCGAGGGGATCTCCAATGGCGGGCTGACCGCCCTCGCATGGCGAAAACTGAACGAACGCCTTGCCGAGGCGACACGGGTGATTGCCCTTTGCCTTGTGGTCGCCGCGCTTGCCGCCTTCCCTCACGCCCGGCGTGGCCGTGACAGGCTGCCGATTGAGGTCACTGTTCTGGTTCTTGGTCTCGCCGACCGGACGCTCAGTTCCATCACCGCTGCCTGGCCGGTTATCGGCCCGCATTTCGGCGCGATATGCCTTATGGCAATTGCAATTTTGTTCTTCGTGCGCGAGAATTTCAGCTTCAGATTGCGCCTGCCGCAGTGGCGGGCCGCATGA
- a CDS encoding LptF/LptG family permease produces MSRIDRLISRRVASRIAVVVLVFAGLIGLTESLDGWRYQFLSENQGPEFALLAIFAAAARWSIKVLPVTVLIGAIIALLDLQGHRELMVIKAGGISIWRIVRGPILFVLVASLGVSLVVDGWVTQLNRGILTVPRLTTTEIGGPNQVWVEQEAATGRFVVQATRAGREPHILRDATFFMPAGQSVSRIIAETATLQFEKWHLENATLLSSNKFPIEVSEYDVPTTSTRADLELRLAATDDFTFFELRQALATGLSDPVARAAAEMRYAKLLALPALLIGSLLIAFAFTAGYRRTGSYGSTILYGIVLGFVVFVITEMADRAGSAGVLDPTFAAWGPAIVAIVIGLTVLLHKEDGRA; encoded by the coding sequence ATGAGCCGGATCGACAGGCTCATAAGTCGGCGCGTCGCCTCGCGGATCGCCGTTGTGGTGCTGGTTTTTGCCGGCCTGATTGGCCTTACGGAATCGCTGGATGGCTGGCGCTACCAGTTCCTGTCCGAAAATCAGGGGCCGGAATTCGCCCTGCTCGCCATTTTTGCGGCGGCGGCGCGCTGGAGCATAAAAGTGCTGCCCGTGACCGTTCTGATTGGCGCGATCATCGCCCTTCTGGACCTGCAGGGGCACCGTGAACTGATGGTGATCAAGGCGGGCGGCATTTCCATCTGGCGGATCGTGCGCGGCCCGATCCTGTTCGTATTGGTTGCCAGCCTCGGCGTCAGTCTTGTGGTTGACGGCTGGGTCACGCAACTAAATCGCGGCATTCTCACTGTGCCCCGCCTCACCACCACGGAAATCGGTGGTCCCAATCAGGTATGGGTTGAACAGGAAGCGGCAACGGGGCGGTTCGTGGTCCAGGCCACCCGCGCGGGCCGTGAGCCGCATATTCTGCGTGACGCGACTTTTTTCATGCCGGCCGGCCAGAGCGTCAGCCGCATCATCGCTGAAACAGCGACCCTGCAATTTGAGAAATGGCATTTGGAGAACGCGACGCTTTTGTCGTCAAACAAGTTCCCGATTGAAGTGTCCGAATATGACGTTCCAACCACCAGTACCCGGGCTGATCTGGAGCTGCGGCTGGCCGCGACTGACGACTTCACCTTTTTTGAGCTGCGGCAGGCTCTTGCAACCGGTTTGTCCGATCCGGTGGCCCGGGCTGCGGCAGAAATGCGTTATGCAAAACTTTTAGCCCTTCCAGCCCTGCTAATTGGGTCATTGTTAATTGCTTTTGCATTTACTGCCGGTTATCGAAGGACAGGTTCATATGGCAGTACGATATTGTACGGTATCGTACTGGGGTTTGTTGTGTTTGTGATTACCGAGATGGCCGACCGGGCTGGGTCTGCCGGCGTTCTGGATCCCACATTCGCAGCCTGGGGGCCAGCGATCGTGGCGATCGTCATTGGTTTGACGGTATTGCTGCACAAAGAGGATGGGCGAGCGTAA
- a CDS encoding LPS-assembly protein LptD codes for MKSALRQALASAALFACLTASAPAFALTLLPDGFFDRVPAPGDGKASIEADYLSQDRNGVVTASGQVGMAYNGYYATADRLIYNQKTQDVELIGNVVMRDPDGNEYSSGQVNITGNFKLAVLQSMVMVAKNGAMVTSTATDHDEDDVTILENGTYAPCGTCIDANGKRIGWRIRTERMIYDKDNELIDMDQPILEILGVPVAWLPWVRLPDPSNPRAKGFRLPTYAYSERIGLKLEFPYFYAYGRDVDITLTPMLLSRQGGLLSGTVDHRLQGMGEYSVTASGLYQMDRSAFAGTVGDSEWRGAIQTSTKFTPSKEWTIGTDYSILSDRAYLSHYLLPTRKSSINQIYAEYLTPQTFADIRVQEFVVLGEATQADQDEQALALPVARIEHVQQLDDDMGQVNVSGSLLNARRAADSVATANGVTYVEGYAENKQHGTLEAGWTKQWTTSAGVLLTPYAGLRADFAHYDGGSALDPNARELYNLTPIAALDMRYPFVAVDGGSTHIIEPIAQIVYRGSDQTAVGITNDDAQSFVFDDTNLFSFNRFSGSDRQETGLRTNIGAHYLANFEDGSYLDFMAGQSFHLGGVNALGISDTAQTGTSSGLGNTSSYIVAGVQGAVNEYFSFGAKVQLDPSDIRIKRTALTGTVKYQEWSATLDYAFAAADPLLGAPTDQQDIGGSLRVPVYEYWYAKASVGFDMTNGEFLGRSASLTYDDGYFSISGIYTASGAEAFNPASQSYKISFQLKSPDGSGYSF; via the coding sequence TTGAAATCAGCACTGCGGCAGGCTTTGGCCAGCGCGGCTCTGTTCGCCTGCCTCACCGCCAGCGCGCCCGCTTTTGCCCTCACCCTTCTGCCCGATGGCTTTTTTGACCGTGTTCCGGCGCCGGGCGACGGCAAGGCCTCAATCGAGGCGGATTATCTTTCCCAGGACAGAAATGGTGTTGTCACCGCCAGCGGCCAGGTCGGCATGGCCTATAACGGCTATTACGCGACAGCGGACCGTCTGATCTACAATCAGAAAACACAGGACGTCGAACTGATCGGCAATGTGGTCATGCGTGACCCGGACGGGAATGAATATTCCTCCGGTCAGGTCAACATCACCGGCAATTTCAAGCTGGCTGTGCTGCAGTCGATGGTCATGGTCGCCAAGAATGGCGCGATGGTCACCTCGACCGCAACGGATCATGATGAAGACGACGTCACCATTCTGGAGAATGGCACCTACGCGCCCTGCGGCACCTGTATTGACGCCAATGGCAAACGGATCGGCTGGCGCATTCGCACCGAACGCATGATCTATGACAAGGATAACGAGCTGATCGATATGGATCAGCCAATTCTTGAAATTCTCGGCGTGCCCGTTGCCTGGCTGCCATGGGTCCGACTGCCCGACCCCTCAAACCCGCGCGCCAAGGGTTTTCGTCTGCCCACCTATGCCTATAGCGAGCGGATCGGCCTGAAACTCGAGTTCCCGTATTTTTACGCCTATGGCCGCGACGTCGACATCACGCTGACGCCCATGCTGCTGTCGCGTCAGGGTGGCTTGTTGAGCGGCACTGTCGACCATCGGCTGCAAGGGATGGGCGAATATTCCGTCACCGCCTCTGGCCTTTACCAGATGGACCGCAGTGCCTTTGCCGGCACGGTTGGGGACAGCGAATGGCGCGGCGCCATTCAAACCAGCACCAAATTCACCCCCAGCAAAGAATGGACAATCGGCACCGACTATTCGATCCTTTCCGACCGTGCCTATCTGAGCCATTACCTGTTGCCGACGCGCAAATCTTCGATCAACCAGATTTATGCCGAATACCTCACTCCGCAGACTTTTGCCGATATACGTGTGCAGGAATTCGTTGTTCTGGGTGAAGCAACACAGGCTGATCAGGACGAACAGGCGCTCGCCCTGCCCGTTGCACGGATCGAGCACGTTCAGCAGCTTGATGACGATATGGGCCAGGTCAATGTATCGGGTAGCCTGCTCAATGCGCGCCGCGCCGCCGATAGCGTGGCGACCGCAAATGGTGTCACCTATGTCGAGGGTTATGCGGAGAACAAGCAGCACGGCACGCTGGAGGCGGGCTGGACCAAACAATGGACCACTTCTGCCGGCGTCCTGCTCACGCCCTATGCCGGGCTGCGCGCCGACTTCGCGCATTATGATGGCGGCAGTGCGCTCGACCCGAATGCCCGGGAACTCTATAACCTGACGCCGATTGCCGCGCTCGACATGCGCTATCCCTTTGTCGCAGTTGATGGCGGTTCAACGCATATCATCGAGCCGATTGCGCAGATTGTTTATCGTGGCAGTGATCAGACCGCGGTTGGCATCACCAATGACGATGCGCAAAGCTTTGTGTTCGATGACACCAATCTGTTCAGTTTCAATCGCTTCTCGGGCAGCGACCGGCAGGAAACCGGATTGCGCACCAATATCGGCGCGCATTATCTGGCTAACTTCGAAGATGGCAGCTATCTCGATTTCATGGCCGGACAGTCTTTCCATCTCGGCGGCGTCAATGCCCTTGGCATCAGCGACACGGCCCAGACCGGCACCAGTTCGGGCCTCGGCAACACCAGTTCCTATATCGTTGCCGGCGTTCAGGGTGCGGTAAACGAGTATTTCAGTTTTGGCGCAAAAGTGCAGCTTGACCCCAGCGACATCAGGATCAAGCGCACGGCGCTGACCGGCACGGTCAAGTATCAGGAGTGGTCAGCGACGCTTGACTACGCCTTCGCCGCGGCCGATCCGTTACTCGGCGCCCCAACCGACCAGCAGGATATCGGTGGTTCCCTGCGTGTGCCGGTTTATGAGTACTGGTATGCGAAAGCGTCAGTTGGTTTTGACATGACCAATGGCGAATTTCTCGGCCGTTCAGCCTCGCTCACCTATGATGACGGCTATTTCTCGATCAGCGGCATCTACACCGCGTCGGGCGCAGAAGCGTTCAATCCCGCTTCGCAAAGCTACAAGATTTCCTTCCAGTTGAAGAGCCCGGATGGCTCTGGCTATAGTTTCTGA
- a CDS encoding peptidylprolyl isomerase produces MKFTRFIFAISAMLLLAGSFTAPARADAVRVTVNGTLITDTQISLRAGLLRLEGRGSSNSARLQMASDELVEEALKLQEAERLKITVTDKQITEGYLGVARNLRVSVDKLNQILRASGVNVQTLKDRLKAGLAWQAITQTAVVPRVQISDLELDQKAAGALDDSSSYDYMLKEILFIIPKGSKTSASKRTAQANQYRKSFQGCDSAVDLSLSYTDAAVIDVGRRHATQLPDPIAKELAGLQNGGITKPRVSESGVSMLAVCSKSSARDLTFLKSELRQEQGTEKLQDEASDYLVRLKERAAITYR; encoded by the coding sequence ATGAAGTTTACGCGTTTTATCTTCGCGATTTCTGCAATGCTGCTGCTGGCAGGCAGCTTCACCGCGCCGGCCCGGGCGGATGCAGTGCGCGTCACCGTCAATGGCACACTCATCACCGACACGCAGATCTCGCTGCGCGCGGGCTTGTTGCGCCTTGAAGGACGCGGCAGTTCCAACAGCGCGCGCCTCCAGATGGCGTCGGACGAACTGGTGGAAGAAGCGCTCAAGCTGCAGGAAGCCGAGCGTTTAAAGATCACCGTTACAGACAAGCAGATCACCGAGGGTTATCTTGGCGTCGCCCGTAACCTGCGGGTCAGTGTCGACAAGCTGAATCAGATTCTGAGAGCCAGCGGCGTGAACGTGCAAACGCTCAAGGACCGCCTGAAGGCCGGACTTGCCTGGCAGGCCATTACCCAGACCGCAGTTGTGCCGCGGGTGCAGATTTCCGATCTGGAACTGGACCAGAAGGCCGCTGGCGCGCTGGATGACAGCTCGAGCTATGATTACATGCTCAAGGAAATCCTGTTCATCATCCCCAAGGGTTCGAAAACCTCGGCCTCCAAACGGACTGCGCAGGCCAATCAGTATCGCAAAAGCTTTCAGGGTTGCGACAGTGCTGTCGATCTCTCGCTCTCATACACCGATGCCGCTGTAATCGACGTGGGCCGCCGTCATGCGACCCAACTGCCCGATCCGATTGCCAAGGAACTGGCCGGGTTGCAGAACGGGGGCATTACCAAGCCACGCGTCTCAGAATCGGGCGTGTCCATGCTCGCCGTTTGCTCCAAATCCAGCGCACGCGATCTGACCTTCCTCAAAAGCGAGCTGCGTCAGGAACAAGGCACAGAAAAGCTTCAGGACGAAGCCTCCGATTATCTTGTACGGCTGAAAGAACGCGCCGCCATCACCTATCGTTAG
- the pdxA gene encoding 4-hydroxythreonine-4-phosphate dehydrogenase PdxA, which translates to MVERAQLPLALSMGEPAGIGPDLILQLYAQRQALNLPVFIVYGAVPFLRARAKRLGLQIDIAACTPDKAGEIFATQLPVVDIAGAVEDLPGKLDETAAPVVIEAIARAVADIGSHKCSALVTAPIHKAALYGAGFTHPGHTEYLAALCQADGVTPMPVMMLAHEDLRTVPMTIHVPLKDVAPMISRERILDTARIVATDLKTRFGISKPKLAIAGLNPHAGEDGTIGIEERDIIGPAIAELQADGVDAVGPLSADTLFYPPHWRKYDVVIAMYHDQALIPIKTVAFDAGVNVTLGLPIVRTSPDHGTALDLAGTGSASTSSMLAAIRLAQQMASRPAA; encoded by the coding sequence ATGGTTGAGCGCGCGCAACTGCCTCTGGCGCTTTCCATGGGCGAACCGGCAGGCATCGGACCAGACCTGATCCTGCAGCTTTATGCCCAGCGTCAGGCGCTCAATCTGCCCGTCTTTATCGTTTATGGCGCGGTCCCGTTTTTGCGGGCCCGCGCCAAACGGCTTGGCCTTCAGATCGATATTGCGGCCTGCACCCCGGACAAGGCCGGTGAAATCTTTGCCACCCAACTGCCTGTCGTTGATATTGCGGGCGCGGTCGAGGATCTTCCCGGCAAACTGGATGAAACGGCAGCCCCTGTGGTGATCGAGGCGATTGCCCGTGCCGTTGCCGATATCGGGTCGCACAAATGCAGCGCATTGGTGACCGCCCCCATCCACAAGGCCGCGCTTTATGGTGCCGGGTTCACCCATCCCGGCCATACCGAATATCTGGCAGCGCTTTGTCAGGCAGATGGTGTGACCCCCATGCCTGTCATGATGCTGGCGCATGAGGATTTGCGCACAGTGCCCATGACAATCCACGTGCCGCTCAAAGACGTCGCACCCATGATAAGCCGGGAGCGTATTCTCGATACGGCCCGGATTGTCGCAACGGACTTAAAGACCCGCTTCGGTATCAGCAAACCCAAACTGGCGATTGCCGGCCTCAACCCGCATGCGGGAGAGGACGGCACAATCGGGATTGAGGAGCGCGATATCATTGGCCCGGCCATTGCCGAATTGCAGGCAGACGGTGTGGACGCCGTCGGCCCGCTTTCCGCCGACACATTGTTCTATCCGCCGCACTGGCGCAAATATGACGTTGTGATCGCGATGTATCACGATCAGGCGCTTATACCGATCAAGACCGTCGCCTTTGATGCAGGCGTCAATGTCACCCTGGGGCTGCCCATTGTGCGTACATCGCCAGATCACGGCACAGCGCTCGATCTGGCAGGTACCGGCAGCGCATCGACGTCCAGCATGCTCGCAGCGATCCGTTTGGCCCAGCAGATGGCATCGAGGCCTGCTGCATGA